From one Drosophila subpulchrella strain 33 F10 #4 breed RU33 chromosome 3L, RU_Dsub_v1.1 Primary Assembly, whole genome shotgun sequence genomic stretch:
- the LOC119553864 gene encoding thioredoxin-2: MDAGHRKVIVVESKSNYDKLIEDAGANKYVLVEFYATWCGPCAMIGPRLEQLATEYSGRMLILKIDVDQNEDLAVQYEVSSMPTFLIIKNRVTLIQFVGSNVDRVVTTVEKFVGKVEEAKERKPSQAAPLTKL; this comes from the coding sequence ATGGATGCCGGGCACAGAAAGGTGATAGTTGTGGAATCGAAAAGCAACTACGACAAGCTCATCGAGGATGCGGGGGCCAACAAATATGTTCTAGTCGAGTTCTATGCCACCTGGTGTGGTCCTTGCGCGATGATTGGGCCCCGTTTAGAGCAACTGGCAACGGAATACTCCGGACGGATGTTAATTCTCAAGATCGACGTGGATCAGAACGAAGATCTGGCCGTCCAGTACGAGGTCAGCAGCATGCCTACGTTCCTGATCATCAAGAACCGGGTAACACTCATCCAATTCGTGGGCAGCAATGTCGATAGAGTGGTCACCACGGTGGAAAAATTTGTGGGCAAGGTTGAGGAGGCTAAGGAGAGAAAACCAAGCCAAGCTGCTCCTTTGACAAAACTGTAA